One segment of Dolichospermum sp. DET69 DNA contains the following:
- a CDS encoding ferredoxin-thioredoxin reductase variable chain, whose amino-acid sequence MKVGDRVRVKESVVVYHHPEHRSQAFDILGTEGEVVAIVTQWQNRPVSANFPFLVQFSKKFKAHLRDFELESI is encoded by the coding sequence ATGAAAGTAGGCGATCGCGTGCGTGTTAAAGAATCAGTAGTAGTTTATCATCATCCTGAACATCGCAGTCAGGCTTTTGACATTCTAGGTACAGAAGGAGAAGTCGTAGCTATTGTCACCCAATGGCAAAATAGACCTGTAAGTGCAAACTTTCCTTTCTTAGTCCAGTTTAGCAAAAAATTTAAAGCCCATTTACGCGATTTTGAACTAGAAAGCATTTAG
- a CDS encoding response regulator transcription factor: MPRILVIDDDLAISELVAVNLEMAGYDVSQAEDGIKGQALALQLQPDLIMLDLMLPRVDGFTVCQRLRRDERTAEIPVLMLTALSQTHDKVEGFNAGADDYLTKPFELEELLARVRALLRRTDRIPQAAKHSEILNYGPITLVPERFEAIWFKATVKLTHLEFELLHCLLQRHGQTVSPSEILKEVWGYDPDDDIETIRVHIRHLRTKLEPDPRHPHYIKTVYGAGYCLELPSVPPSFEGTVATVGE; encoded by the coding sequence ATGCCGAGGATTCTTGTCATAGACGATGACCTAGCGATTTCAGAACTTGTTGCCGTCAACTTGGAAATGGCGGGCTACGATGTTAGTCAGGCTGAAGACGGCATTAAAGGTCAGGCTCTGGCTCTCCAGCTACAACCTGACTTAATTATGCTCGATCTTATGTTACCTAGAGTAGATGGGTTTACAGTTTGTCAACGCTTACGCCGGGATGAACGCACTGCGGAAATTCCGGTATTGATGTTAACTGCTTTAAGTCAAACTCATGACAAGGTAGAAGGGTTTAATGCTGGGGCAGATGACTACCTGACTAAACCATTTGAGCTAGAAGAATTGTTAGCGCGGGTACGGGCTTTATTACGACGCACTGACCGGATTCCCCAAGCTGCAAAACATAGCGAAATTCTTAACTATGGACCGATTACCCTTGTTCCCGAAAGATTTGAGGCTATCTGGTTCAAAGCAACGGTGAAACTAACTCATTTAGAGTTTGAGTTACTGCACTGTTTGTTACAACGTCATGGACAAACAGTTTCCCCCAGCGAAATCCTCAAAGAAGTTTGGGGTTATGATCCTGATGATGACATTGAAACTATTCGGGTACATATTCGCCATCTGAGAACCAAACTCGAACCCGATCCTCGTCATCCACACTACATTAAGACTGTCTACGGTGCAGGATATTGTCTAGAATTACCTAGTGTACCGCCTAGTTTTGAAGGAACTGTCGCTACGGTGGGGGAGTAG
- a CDS encoding 4'-phosphopantetheinyl transferase superfamily protein has protein sequence MTVFNFNWLPAPKNLNLLLDNVHIWRINLHQSESQLQSLRETLSRDEIARAERFYFPEHRQRFIAGRGSLRAILGQYLDIDPKEVEFEYQPRGKPLLAAKFADKGLLFNLSHSQHLALCGVSYQQQIGVDLEYIRTMSDLENLAKRFFSPREYEYLRLISPDEQKQIFFRYWTCKEAYLKATGDGLVQLEEIEICLTPNQPSQLLVSENWSLRELTPAENFAAAVVVSGSNINLHCWEYTGTGNREQGTGKRKQKNKF, from the coding sequence GTGACTGTGTTTAATTTTAATTGGCTACCTGCACCCAAAAACTTAAATTTATTATTAGATAATGTGCATATTTGGCGGATTAATTTACATCAGTCAGAATCACAATTACAATCTCTTCGGGAAACTTTATCTAGGGATGAAATTGCTCGCGCTGAAAGGTTCTATTTTCCTGAACATCGCCAAAGATTTATCGCTGGACGTGGTTCTCTTCGGGCTATTTTAGGGCAATATTTGGACATTGATCCAAAAGAGGTGGAATTTGAATATCAGCCCCGTGGTAAGCCTTTATTAGCGGCTAAGTTTGCTGATAAAGGCTTATTATTTAATTTATCTCATTCCCAACATTTGGCTTTATGCGGGGTAAGTTATCAACAGCAAATTGGTGTGGATTTAGAATATATTCGCACTATGTCGGATTTGGAAAATCTGGCAAAAAGATTCTTTTCTCCTAGAGAATATGAATATCTACGACTAATTTCTCCCGACGAACAAAAACAAATATTTTTCCGTTACTGGACTTGCAAAGAAGCTTATTTAAAAGCTACAGGAGATGGTTTGGTGCAGTTAGAAGAAATTGAAATTTGTTTGACACCAAATCAACCCAGTCAATTATTGGTATCAGAAAATTGGAGTTTAAGAGAATTGACCCCAGCAGAAAATTTTGCGGCTGCGGTTGTAGTTTCAGGTAGTAATATTAATTTGCATTGTTGGGAATACACCGGAACAGGGAACAGGGAACAGGGAACAGGGAAGAGGAAACAAAAGAATAAATTCTGA